From Fundulus heteroclitus isolate FHET01 chromosome 5, MU-UCD_Fhet_4.1, whole genome shotgun sequence, a single genomic window includes:
- the LOC110368057 gene encoding CD48 antigen-like isoform X2: protein MFCLSSVMKTTTRIYFLYIAMMRFSAAEELKRNLNGVVGGNVTFPDPLLELGFLLEGITNLAMVNEGKLQILEEKYKNKLHWNRNSGLFTITDLQKSDSGDYNIDSKGGRALSVSYSLTVYDGAPTPAVETLTVSSDSCWLLCSVDKATSLLWYKDQEVQNQNSSASSLPITVHKEDRDSSYRCVAANPAENKTLHVNVRTACGFNETESGGNQRAYFIGVGVSVLLVVFVAGIFWMIKQRILGKKQPVRQTQGGRIDRAGPEPSPSCMTAVRYNCQTDAAAH, encoded by the exons ATGTTCTGTCTGAGCTCTGTGATGAAGACCACCACCAGGATTTATTTCCTTTATATCG CCATGATGAGATTCTCTGCTGCTGAGGAACTGAAGAGGAACCTGAATGGAGTTGTTGGAGGAAACGTCACTTTCCCAGATCCTCTGCTGGAATTAGGATTTCTGTTAGAAGGAATAACCAACCTCGCTATGGTGAATGAAGGAAAACTTCAGATTCtagaggaaaaatacaaaaacaaacttcacTGGAACAGAAACTCTGGACTCTTTACAATCACAGACCTGCAGAAGAGCGACTCTGGAGATTATAACATCGACTCTAAAGGAGGACGAGCTCTAAGTGTCTCCTATTCTTTGACAGTTTACG ATGGTGCTCCGACTCCTGCAGTAGAAACCCTGACTGTGAGCTCTGACAGCTGCTGGTTGCTCTGTTCTGTGGACAAAGCCACGTCTCTGCTGTGGTACAAAGACCAGGAagtacagaaccagaacagttCTGCTTCCTCTTTACCCATCACTGTCCACAAAGAGGACAGAGACTCATCCTACAGATGTGTAGCAGCCAACCCTGCAGAAAACAAGACTCTCCATGTTAACGTGAGGACAGCATGTGGGTTCAACGAGACAGAAAGTGGTGGTAACCAAAGAGCAT ATTTCATCGGAGTTGGTGTCTCTGTGCTGTTAGTTGTATTTGTTGCTGGGATATTCTGGATGATCAAGCAGAGGATTCTGGGTAAAAAACAACCAGTCAGACAAACACAAGGAG GGAGGATTGACCGGGCCGGACCAGAACCGTCTCCCTCATGTATGACAGCAGTTAGATATAACTGTCAGACTGATGCTGCGGCTCATTAA
- the LOC110368057 gene encoding CD48 antigen-like isoform X1: MFCLSSVMKTTTRIYFLYIAMMRFSAAEELKRNLNGVVGGNVTFPDPLLELGFLLEGITNLAMVNEGKLQILEEKYKNKLHWNRNSGLFTITDLQKSDSGDYNIDSKGGRALSVSYSLTVYDGAPTPAVETLTVSSDSCWLLCSVDKATSLLWYKDQEVQNQNSSASSLPITVHKEDRDSSYRCVAANPAENKTLHVNVRTACGFNETESGGNQRAYFIGVGVSVLLVVFVAGIFWMIKQRILGKKQPVRQTQGGEDESDHRPKNQETDLVAGPPEPTGHLWPGAAGPL, from the exons ATGTTCTGTCTGAGCTCTGTGATGAAGACCACCACCAGGATTTATTTCCTTTATATCG CCATGATGAGATTCTCTGCTGCTGAGGAACTGAAGAGGAACCTGAATGGAGTTGTTGGAGGAAACGTCACTTTCCCAGATCCTCTGCTGGAATTAGGATTTCTGTTAGAAGGAATAACCAACCTCGCTATGGTGAATGAAGGAAAACTTCAGATTCtagaggaaaaatacaaaaacaaacttcacTGGAACAGAAACTCTGGACTCTTTACAATCACAGACCTGCAGAAGAGCGACTCTGGAGATTATAACATCGACTCTAAAGGAGGACGAGCTCTAAGTGTCTCCTATTCTTTGACAGTTTACG ATGGTGCTCCGACTCCTGCAGTAGAAACCCTGACTGTGAGCTCTGACAGCTGCTGGTTGCTCTGTTCTGTGGACAAAGCCACGTCTCTGCTGTGGTACAAAGACCAGGAagtacagaaccagaacagttCTGCTTCCTCTTTACCCATCACTGTCCACAAAGAGGACAGAGACTCATCCTACAGATGTGTAGCAGCCAACCCTGCAGAAAACAAGACTCTCCATGTTAACGTGAGGACAGCATGTGGGTTCAACGAGACAGAAAGTGGTGGTAACCAAAGAGCAT ATTTCATCGGAGTTGGTGTCTCTGTGCTGTTAGTTGTATTTGTTGCTGGGATATTCTGGATGATCAAGCAGAGGATTCTGGGTAAAAAACAACCAGTCAGACAAACACAAGGAG GAGAAGATGAATCTGATCATCGACCCAAAAATCAGGAAACGGACCTGGTTGCTGGTCCACCTGAGCCCACCGGTCATCTTTGGCCCGGTGCTGCAGGTCCACTCTaa